A region of the Litchfieldia alkalitelluris genome:
CTGAGGATTCACTTCAAAATCAGATAGAACTGGGTCAATATCTACTACAGAGCTCCAAGCATCTCTTAAACTTTCAAATGCTTTTTCAAACATATTAGACATGATCTTAGTTTCAATTTCAGTTAAGCTTTCCGCCTTATTACTACTAACTCCTCTACCACCAAGCATCCTATCCATCATTGAGTAAGCGATGTTAGGATTTACTTCAAGAAGTATTCTTCCTTCTAACGGATAGACCTCAAAGACATTTAAGATAGTCATCTTAGGAATTGAGCGAATGAATTCTTCATATGGAATTTGATCAGCCGAAGCGACAGTAATTTGAGTATATGTTCTTAATTGTGCTGAGAAATAGGAAGTTAACAATCTAGCAAAGTTTTCATGGATTCTTGTTAAACTCCTTATTTGATCTTTGGAGAACCTTAACGCACGCTTAAAGTCATAAACTCTTACTTTTCTCTCTGATTCCTCTTTTCTTAATTCATCAGCATCCATTTCCCCAGTAGATAATGCTGACAAAAGCGCATCTATTTCATTTTGCGATAATACCTCTCCTGCCAAATTGTTCCCCCCTGTTCAACTAATGATGCAATGACAAATATTATTGAGGAAGAAAGGAGGTTGCATAGACATTAACAACTTTACCTTCTTGCATAAGCTCATTAATTCGATCCTTAAGTCTATGTTCTAATTGACTAATTCCATCTTCACCTTTAAATTCTTCTGAGTTCATATCAGATAATTCCTTAATGATGAGGTTTTTCACTTGAAACTGCCTTTTATCCAACTCTTCTTTTGCTTTTTCACTATTTGTTTCTATATTAAAAGAAATCCTTAGATAATCATTGCTTAATAACCTAGTTGTGATTTCAGGTACCTCTACTGTGGAAGCTATAATTTCATCTATTGTTGGTTCTTTCTCCACTTGTTCTCCTGCGAATTTTGTTAAAACAACAAATGCTGTCCCAGCTACCAATGTAATGGCTCCAATTATGATGAACATGATTGTAATTAGCTTACTGTTCACTATTGTCTTCCTCCATGTGTTTATGAAGTCCAAGTATTTGTATACTTTGATAAAACGTCGAGACTTTACTCACAACGTCTGATTCCGCTTCCTTAACCACGAACTTCTTACCGTTTGTTAGTGTAATAGTGGTATCAGGAAAGGATTCTATTTGTTCAATATATAAAGCATTTAATGTGAAGTTTTTACCATTTAAACGAGTTAAAGTGACCAATTTTATTACAGGAGATGTTCCAAAGAAGAAATACAAGGAACATCATCCCTACCTCCTTAATTATCTTTTCAGATTAACTAATTCTTGTAATATCTCATCAGATGTAGTAATGATCTTAGTATTTGATTGGAATCCACGTTGTGCCACAATCATTTCTGTGAATTCTTCAGATAAATCAACATTTGACATTTCTAGTGCACCTGAAAGTAAAGAACCTGTTCCTTCTGTACCAGGTGTTACTAAATCAGCTATATCAATGATTCCATCGACATTTTTATCAAGAGCACCCGAGTTGGCAGTTAATCGATATAAGTTTCCACCAGACTTCTCTAAACCACCAGGGTTTGAAAAACTAGCAACCTGTAACTGACCGGCTGTATTTAAGATACCATTCTCATTAATAAATGTTACCATACCATCTTGAGCGATACTAAAACTCTTAGCAGTTTTTGGAATCTGGATTAGACCAGTTTGTCCACTTGTAGCATCTCCCCATGTTGGTGGAGTTGTTGTCGCTTTCGCACCGGTATCACCAAGAACATAAAATCCTTCTGCTGTTACAAGATAACCATCTTGATCCATGTAAAAGTTACCTGCACGAGTGAAGTTCAAGTCCATTGCTTCATTTAATGGACCTGTAATTTGATTATCTTCACTTACACCATTAGCGTCGATATTAACCTGTGCAGGATCTTTAATTGCCGCTACAATGAAAAATCCTTCACCTGTTAAAGCAAGATCTAATGAACGTGATGTTATTTGTAGTGAACCTGCAGTATGAAGAGTATCAATTGTTGAAATTGTTGAACCAAGCCCAACTTGTTTTGCATTTACTCCACCTTTTGTTTCTGTTGGAGCTTGCGAACCTGCAATTTGTTGAGTAATTAGATCTTGAAATGTAATTCTACCTTTCTTATATCCGTAAGTATTAACATTCGCAATATTGTTACCAATTACATCTAACTTCGTCTGAAAGTTTTTCATTCCACTTACACCTGAATACATTGAACGTAACATTTTAATTTCTCCTTTTATATGTAGTTATTTTAGTAGGAATTGAATTGCATCTGTCAATCAGCAATCCTTGAGAAGCCTCCATATGGTCCGGCTTCGATAAACCATCAATCTATAACAATAGTTCCATTAATATTCGTGAAGATTTGTGATTTTGCCTCATTACGCCCCATGGCAGTGATCACCGTACTATTTTTAGCATTTACAATAAGTGCAGCGTTGGTTGTTAATACAAGAGACTCATTTATACCTTTATCTTTAGCCACTTGTACTAATTCATTTATCTTGTTCCACTCACTTTGATTAAGTGATATTTTCCTTTCATCAAGTCGTTGTTGTGCGTGTTTACTTATTTTTAAGGACGAGTTAACGGCGTCATTTAGAATCCCTTGAAAAGACTCAGTATTGGCCTGTTTCACTTGATTCCGTTGTTTATGTTGTGCGAGTTGTGCAAGCTGATGTGCCTGATATGTTGATATTCGATTATTCATATCTTATACCTGACTTGCTTGATCCTGGACTTGACTAACTTTTGTAATAAGCTTAGATGAAAAAATGGTTCCATCTTGAAGTTCTATTGAGTAATCTTGACCATTCTGAGAAACTGATTTTACAATACCCTGACTTGTTTTTTCAAAGGGTTGTTCATTTCCGTTTTCATCCAAAACTGACGTTGTTTCTTTCCACTCCACCTGTTTACCAATGAGCTCACTATACTTAATTAAAGAATCATAAGATGAGCTTGTAACGAACTTTTCCAGTAATGACGTCATATTTGTCATTTGCTCTAACGATGAAAAAGTGGCCATCTGTGAAATAAACTCTTTATCTTCCATTGGTTTAGAAGGGTCTTGATTTTGCAATTGCACCATAAGAATTTTCAAGAAATCATCTTTCCCTAACACATTAGAGTTCGTTTTTAGTTTTGTTGTATTATTGGATAAATATAGAGATGAATCTATAGCATTTGTCATATAAATTCTCCTATTCTTCTAAACACTTATATTTAAGATTTCATCTTGCAAACTATCTTTAAACGATTCTTCAGGAGTTAAATGGTCCTTCTCATTCTTTCTACGTTGTTGTTGCTGTTGATTTTCTTTCTCTGAATCGGGTGGATCTCTTAATAAGTCGCTATATTGCTGCTGTGAATATGTTTCTAATTTATCGAAAGTTAAACCTTGTATTTGAAATAGCGCTCTTAATTGGTGGATATTGGATTCAACTAATTCTTTAGCACCATTTGATGCAGTAATAATCTTGACCGAAAATTCACCATCAACTTGAGTCAACTTTACAATCAACGAGCCTAAATGTTCAGGTTTAAATTTTATGACCATTTGTGAATGACCATTAGCTATGGTTTTAAATTTACTATTACTTAAAACCTCATAGAATTGACTAATAAACTCATTTTTCGTCTGCGATCCACCTGTCGGCTGGCCAATATGAATCACATATTGTTGTAACCTAGTCACAGTTGGATTTTCCAGACTAAAAGGTTTTACCTGATCAGTTACATCAATATTAAAAAGTGAATTCGCAACCGATTCTCTAGGTGACGATTTTATTGGTTCTTGTACACTAGAATCCTGTATCTGTAAAGAACTCTCTTCTACTAATGAAGAAACTTTAACAGTGTTCCCTATTCCGAAATCGAATCCATTTTGTTGTTTATTTGTTTTTAATTGTCCTTTAAAAGTATCACCAAGTTGTTGATTCAATGTTTCGAAAAAGCGCCCAGAATTATTGCTAGTAACTTTTTCAGAGTTCAACACGGGAGCTTGAACAGTATTTCCTAAGCTATTACTTTTAATCTCCTCAAAAGGTTTTAGAAGTTGTTTTTCATTTGTGAAAATTTTGTTTTGAACCATTTGTTCTGTCGTAGATTCTGATTCACTAACAAGACTATCTTGCATTAAAGTCTGTTTAACAGGGGTATTTTCAAAAAATAAGTTCTTACGATTTAATAAATCACCTATTCTTTCGACCAGTACATCTACTTCCTGCTCAATTTCAGTGTGGTTAAACTCTTTAAAAATCTCTACGATATTTTGTTTGATTAAATTTTTAGATTCTTTCAATGTACTTTCTTCTAAGATCATGTTATTAACTAGATTTAGTAATGATAGTTTTTGCTCCTCAGAGTACTCTCCAACAGAATCAATCATAGATAGTACTTCAAGCTCAATCTGATTGTATTCTAATAGTTGATTAATTACCTGGTTCACATTTTGAACTACTGTTTTTGCTGGAACTTTTTGATCACCTAGACCTAGTAGATCTTTTTGACTATTATACTCTCTAGGTACAGTTAATTGATTTATATTAGGTTTTAAAAACAATTTACTGTTAGGTTGTAGCAATGGTTTTGCGACATACCCATCTTGAGTTTGGTTATTCTTAGGTTGGTTAGTTCTCTCTGAATGCAATAAACTATTTTGCTCGTTTACCTGATTGTTAAGCCTTATATTTCTATCAAAGGAACTTACTTGAATATGTTCGTTAATTTGTCTATGAAGTGGTGATTGTAAGTTATTTCTTCTAAATCCATCTACTGATGGGATTTGTTGTTGTGTGTTTGTTTTTTCAATTAAGCTATTATTATTAAGACCAAGTGTTTTATCATCAACTATTCTTGAATTTTCTTGCGGTGAAGCAGGTTCAAGCGAGCGAATTTCTTTTATGAATTCACCTAACTTTAATTTAAGAAATTCCACTTGTTTATCCGTGAATACAACCATAGATTGTTGCTCAACGTCACTAATTATCCCCTGGACTAATGATTTTAAATTTAATTCTTGATTATCAGGTGAGTTAGTTTTCTGCAAGAAAAGTTTCATTACCTCCATTAGTAATGATTTTTGATTGTCGGAAAAACTTTTTTGTATTTCTATATTTATTAATAGCTCTGACAGCTCTATATCTAATAAGCTACTATGAGCAGATTCAAGACCTGTTAGACCATTTCTGGTCTCAATATTTATTTCACCCATCTGTTTGCTGCTAGAAGTGAGAACTTCTATTTGATTTTCACCTTGTGGTATTTGAAATACAGGCTCTTGAGCAACAACAAGATTAAATCCATGCTTTGATAATCCAAGTTGTTTTTGATCATCATTACTTTCGTCACTTAATTCTACTTCAGCTTTCGAGAAATCTTGAATAAATATGTTTTTTGGAGCAGTCATGTTAGTATTTTCACTTATAAACTGCTTTAATTTGATTTCTAAATCAACTACTTCATTTTCCGAAAAGTTAATCTGAATTAGATTTCTTATTTCCTCTCTTACACTAGAAGTAGATTCTTCAAGCCCCAGACTATCACTTAGGTCGATCGTAGCTGTTATTAAAGAAACAAGTTCTGACTTTTCCGGGATTTGCAACTCATTTAATGTCATTGCTAAAGTTTGTTCTATAGAAGAATTAACTCTTTGTTGTTGTTGCTGTCTCAATTGATTTTCTGAAGATATATTAAAAGTTCCTATAGTTTGTTTAACTTCAGTATCATCATTTATACCAGTTTTTTCTCCAACTAAGTAATGACTAAGGTTTAAAATAATAGAAGTTAGTGTTTCTAGACTATGCTCATGAATTGTAAATACTGGGTTCTTCCTGTCAATAGTTCCTTCGTTATCTTCAACTTCTCTTTTGGCACCTTCATTTCTAACACCGCGCGGATGTGTACTAGAAAAGGTGATTAAAGCAGGTCTGTTATCTTCAACTTCTCTTTTGGTACCTTCATTTCTATCACCACGCGGATGTGTACTAGAAAAAATAATTGAAGCAGGTCTGTTTTCAACATTCGTGTCTGCGGAATGATGAATAAGTGAAGACGTTTCAACAATGTTGTCCATTAAGACCACCATTGCGTCAGAAACAGGTGTATTTGGCCCGCTAGTGTCTTGAACAAAAGCAACATTTTCATCAACAACTTGAATGAATACATCACTCAGACTAGACAAATCCTTCTTTGGATTATTAAGTGCTAACTGTATGTTGAAGTCTACTAATAATGTTGACAAACTATTATTGATTGGACTTACAGTTACTTTATAGTTTTTTGAGAACAATTGTTTTATTCCCTCAATCGTCCTAGCTGGCAACTGAATTTCCTTGCCACTTTTTTCCTGTTGACTTAAAATCATTAAAAGTGTTACAACTTTTTCAGCTTCCAATCCATCACTTAGAGATAAGTCAATTGAATTATTGTTTGTTAATAAACCTCTAATTTCATTTGCACTTGATTCAGGTAAGAGATTAAGTATTGAATGAACATCTATATCATTTTCCAATGCTTCATCATTCACAAATAAATAACTATCTCCAGTCTTTACAAAACTTAGTAGATCTTCTGTTACGAATAAATAATCTTCCTGATGAGTCGTCTTATTTACGTCTGTAACAGGTTTACCTGAGATTTGCGTTTCAACTAAATACTGTGAAAAGGAATGAGTACCCATTTCAGTTTTTTTGTTCAATAACTTCCCTATATCGGTTTTAGTCTTAATATTCAACATTGATTCTAAACCACTATTCACTGTTTTCACCTCCTTTCAAATCCAATTTTTATTCACCAATAATCTTTGTATACTTTGCAGCATCCTCTGGTGACATTTTCTCCATTATGGCAGCAAGCTTGTCCGTTTTTAAGGATGTTAAAATTTTCTTTGCATCTTCATCATCTAAGTTCGGAATAATTTGTGCAGCCTTCTTAGGTGTCATTAACTCGTATAATTCAGTCATATCTTTTACAGCATTTTCTTCAATTATTTTATCTTCTTTCATTTCAGCCAATTGAAAATTCAATTGACTTAACTCTTGTTTTAGTGTTGTTAGTTCACTTTCTTTTGATTGTATTGAAGCCTCAAGCTTTTCGATTGTATCGTCCTTATGATTAATATCAGTTTGTAAGTTCGCAATCTCATTACTCAGTTTTTCTTCAAGCTTTTCTTGGGCGATTGCATTTTCATCTTTGATCATCATCGATACTCCAGGTATTTTCTGAACAATCGCTTTAGCATGACTAAAAACATTTATCCCGGCTACCTGCATCAGGACTAGCGACAACACCACTGTAAAGAGGATTGGGATGATAACTACAAATAAAAACCATTGTATTTTGTTATATTCTTTTTCTTCTATAGTTTCCATTTATTTCATCACCCTAAAACCCTGATTTATATATTGTTGGACTGAAATTTCATCCATATATTTATTTTCAATTAACTTAGTTGTTTCTAAAGTTTCTTGGTAGATCTTTTCTTGAAGAGTTTCATACTTCTTCACTTCAATATTTTTTTCTATTAATTTATCTTGAGCAAATTGCATCTTATTTCTGGCTCTGATCACAAGCTGCTGATAGTACATAATTGTTTGTTCTAAATTAGAAATGAATGTTTGTTGATGACGCATTTCATAGATTGACATTCCGGTCGATAATTTGCCTTGTTGCACGGCCATCAAATCTTCTTTCTTCTTCATAAAGGAGTAAAGTTGCTCAGCCACATTTTCAAATTCACTAAGCGAGCTTCTATAGTTTGCTAACACTTCTTCTTTTTCACTATTTTTAATTTTGATTAGTTTATGAAAATGACTATGTCCCGCCACAATTATTCACCCATTTCAACAAGACGCTGTAAGTCGTTTATACTATCTCTTTTTGATATATTTTCATGAGTTGCCTGCTTTAAAAAAGAGATGATTTTTGGGTAATATCTTATCGCTTCATCAATTTCTTTTGAGGAGCCTCGTTTATAAGCACCAATATTTATTAGGTCTTCTGCGTTCATATATGTTGTTAATAAGTCCCTAAGTTTTTCAGCATTTCTACGATGTTCTTCAGACACTATTTGGTTCATTACTCGACTAATGCTTTTTATCACATTAATCGCAGGGTACTGACCTTTGTTCGCAAGATTCCGATCGAGTATATAATGGCCGTCTAATATCCCTCTAACAGTATCGGCAATTGGCTCATTCATATCATCACCGTCAACCAAAACTGTATAAAAGGCAGTTATAGAACCTAATTCACTTGTCCCGGTTCTTTCCAAAAGACGAGGTAATATTGCAAACACACTTGGAGTATACCCTTTCGTTGTTGGCGGTTCACCGATTGCTAGACCAATTTCTCGCTGGGCCATCGCTATCCTCGTTACAGAA
Encoded here:
- the fliM gene encoding flagellar motor switch protein FliM; its protein translation is MAGEVLSQNEIDALLSALSTGEMDADELRKEESERKVRVYDFKRALRFSKDQIRSLTRIHENFARLLTSYFSAQLRTYTQITVASADQIPYEEFIRSIPKMTILNVFEVYPLEGRILLEVNPNIAYSMMDRMLGGRGVSSNKAESLTEIETKIMSNMFEKAFESLRDAWSSVVDIDPVLSDFEVNPQFLQMVSPNETVVVISLNTQIGEISGMINICIPHLVLEPILHKLSAHHWMQVSTKEKNIEDVGKIEQKIKHANITLAAELGTSNITIEEFLHLAVGDVIQLEQLIQEPLLIKVEQEPKFYGQAGKMNRKLAIQILDKYKRGEEFYD
- the fliL gene encoding flagellar basal body-associated protein FliL, encoding MNSKLITIMFIIIGAITLVAGTAFVVLTKFAGEQVEKEPTIDEIIASTVEVPEITTRLLSNDYLRISFNIETNSEKAKEELDKRQFQVKNLIIKELSDMNSEEFKGEDGISQLEHRLKDRINELMQEGKVVNVYATSFLPQ
- a CDS encoding flagellar FlbD family protein; its protein translation is MVTLTRLNGKNFTLNALYIEQIESFPDTTITLTNGKKFVVKEAESDVVSKVSTFYQSIQILGLHKHMEEDNSEQ
- the flgG gene encoding flagellar basal body rod protein FlgG → MLRSMYSGVSGMKNFQTKLDVIGNNIANVNTYGYKKGRITFQDLITQQIAGSQAPTETKGGVNAKQVGLGSTISTIDTLHTAGSLQITSRSLDLALTGEGFFIVAAIKDPAQVNIDANGVSEDNQITGPLNEAMDLNFTRAGNFYMDQDGYLVTAEGFYVLGDTGAKATTTPPTWGDATSGQTGLIQIPKTAKSFSIAQDGMVTFINENGILNTAGQLQVASFSNPGGLEKSGGNLYRLTANSGALDKNVDGIIDIADLVTPGTEGTGSLLSGALEMSNVDLSEEFTEMIVAQRGFQSNTKIITTSDEILQELVNLKR
- a CDS encoding TIGR02530 family flagellar biosynthesis protein, with translation MNNRISTYQAHQLAQLAQHKQRNQVKQANTESFQGILNDAVNSSLKISKHAQQRLDERKISLNQSEWNKINELVQVAKDKGINESLVLTTNAALIVNAKNSTVITAMGRNEAKSQIFTNINGTIVID
- the flgD gene encoding flagellar hook assembly protein FlgD, with translation MTNAIDSSLYLSNNTTKLKTNSNVLGKDDFLKILMVQLQNQDPSKPMEDKEFISQMATFSSLEQMTNMTSLLEKFVTSSSYDSLIKYSELIGKQVEWKETTSVLDENGNEQPFEKTSQGIVKSVSQNGQDYSIELQDGTIFSSKLITKVSQVQDQASQV
- a CDS encoding flagellar hook-length control protein FliK gives rise to the protein MNSGLESMLNIKTKTDIGKLLNKKTEMGTHSFSQYLVETQISGKPVTDVNKTTHQEDYLFVTEDLLSFVKTGDSYLFVNDEALENDIDVHSILNLLPESSANEIRGLLTNNNSIDLSLSDGLEAEKVVTLLMILSQQEKSGKEIQLPARTIEGIKQLFSKNYKVTVSPINNSLSTLLVDFNIQLALNNPKKDLSSLSDVFIQVVDENVAFVQDTSGPNTPVSDAMVVLMDNIVETSSLIHHSADTNVENRPASIIFSSTHPRGDRNEGTKREVEDNRPALITFSSTHPRGVRNEGAKREVEDNEGTIDRKNPVFTIHEHSLETLTSIILNLSHYLVGEKTGINDDTEVKQTIGTFNISSENQLRQQQQQRVNSSIEQTLAMTLNELQIPEKSELVSLITATIDLSDSLGLEESTSSVREEIRNLIQINFSENEVVDLEIKLKQFISENTNMTAPKNIFIQDFSKAEVELSDESNDDQKQLGLSKHGFNLVVAQEPVFQIPQGENQIEVLTSSSKQMGEINIETRNGLTGLESAHSSLLDIELSELLINIEIQKSFSDNQKSLLMEVMKLFLQKTNSPDNQELNLKSLVQGIISDVEQQSMVVFTDKQVEFLKLKLGEFIKEIRSLEPASPQENSRIVDDKTLGLNNNSLIEKTNTQQQIPSVDGFRRNNLQSPLHRQINEHIQVSSFDRNIRLNNQVNEQNSLLHSERTNQPKNNQTQDGYVAKPLLQPNSKLFLKPNINQLTVPREYNSQKDLLGLGDQKVPAKTVVQNVNQVINQLLEYNQIELEVLSMIDSVGEYSEEQKLSLLNLVNNMILEESTLKESKNLIKQNIVEIFKEFNHTEIEQEVDVLVERIGDLLNRKNLFFENTPVKQTLMQDSLVSESESTTEQMVQNKIFTNEKQLLKPFEEIKSNSLGNTVQAPVLNSEKVTSNNSGRFFETLNQQLGDTFKGQLKTNKQQNGFDFGIGNTVKVSSLVEESSLQIQDSSVQEPIKSSPRESVANSLFNIDVTDQVKPFSLENPTVTRLQQYVIHIGQPTGGSQTKNEFISQFYEVLSNSKFKTIANGHSQMVIKFKPEHLGSLIVKLTQVDGEFSVKIITASNGAKELVESNIHQLRALFQIQGLTFDKLETYSQQQYSDLLRDPPDSEKENQQQQQRRKNEKDHLTPEESFKDSLQDEILNISV
- a CDS encoding MotE family protein; its protein translation is METIEEKEYNKIQWFLFVVIIPILFTVVLSLVLMQVAGINVFSHAKAIVQKIPGVSMMIKDENAIAQEKLEEKLSNEIANLQTDINHKDDTIEKLEASIQSKESELTTLKQELSQLNFQLAEMKEDKIIEENAVKDMTELYELMTPKKAAQIIPNLDDEDAKKILTSLKTDKLAAIMEKMSPEDAAKYTKIIGE
- the fliJ gene encoding flagellar export protein FliJ yields the protein MAGHSHFHKLIKIKNSEKEEVLANYRSSLSEFENVAEQLYSFMKKKEDLMAVQQGKLSTGMSIYEMRHQQTFISNLEQTIMYYQQLVIRARNKMQFAQDKLIEKNIEVKKYETLQEKIYQETLETTKLIENKYMDEISVQQYINQGFRVMK